One segment of Gemmatimonadota bacterium DNA contains the following:
- a CDS encoding GAF domain-containing protein, producing the protein MAAVLDPLPIVAGLRGLFCKDAGRAALLQYAADRIRAAGAPYTSVYLYMLHGDTLELEAWSGRETEHTRIAVGKGVCGTAVATGTDQNIGDVRAVGNYIACNTFTRSELVVLIRRGATILGQIDVDSDVPDPFRPDEEAAVRAVADGLASLL; encoded by the coding sequence ATGGCGGCCGTCCTCGACCCGCTCCCGATCGTGGCGGGGCTCCGCGGGCTCTTCTGCAAGGACGCCGGGCGCGCGGCGCTGCTGCAGTACGCCGCCGACCGGATCCGCGCCGCGGGCGCGCCATATACCTCGGTCTACCTCTACATGCTCCACGGCGACACCCTCGAACTCGAGGCGTGGAGCGGACGGGAGACGGAGCACACCCGCATCGCCGTCGGCAAGGGCGTCTGCGGCACCGCGGTGGCGACCGGCACCGACCAGAACATCGGCGACGTGCGCGCCGTGGGCAATTACATCGCCTGCAACACCTTCACCCGCTCCGAGCTGGTGGTGCTGATCCGCCGCGGCGCGACCATCCTGGGACAGATCGACGTCGACAGCGACGTCCCCGATCCCTTCCGTCCCGACGAGGAAGCCGCGGTCCGGGCGGTGGCCGACGGACTCGCCAGCCTGCTGTGA
- a CDS encoding alpha/beta fold hydrolase, with protein sequence MIPLQPTGGAHAERTRRLPAGEVTLFERRVGNGPPVVVLHGGPGAHHDYLLPGFDTLVAGRELIYYDQRGGGRSPVGREVPVGWREQVADLEALRAAWDLPRLTLAGYSWGGLLALLYALEHPGRVQRLALVSPAPAWRAARDEFERRFEARTLAPALQEARRTLRDSGLRERDPAAHAARLFELAVAGYFHDPARATALTPFRVTERTRAEVWTSLGEFDLRPALRALTVPALVLHGDDDPIPHEASRELATCLGAAFHLVPACGHVPYVEAPEAFHRVMDAFLPRP encoded by the coding sequence GTGATTCCCCTCCAGCCGACGGGCGGCGCCCACGCCGAGCGCACCCGGCGCCTGCCGGCCGGCGAGGTGACGCTGTTCGAGCGGCGGGTGGGCAATGGCCCGCCGGTGGTGGTGCTGCACGGCGGGCCCGGCGCGCACCACGATTACCTGCTCCCTGGCTTCGATACCCTCGTCGCCGGCCGCGAGCTGATCTATTACGACCAGCGCGGCGGCGGCCGCTCCCCGGTGGGACGCGAGGTGCCGGTCGGCTGGCGCGAGCAGGTGGCCGACCTCGAGGCGCTGCGCGCGGCCTGGGACCTGCCGCGCCTCACCCTCGCCGGCTACTCCTGGGGCGGGCTGCTGGCGCTGCTCTACGCCCTGGAGCATCCGGGCCGGGTCCAGCGCCTGGCGCTGGTCTCCCCCGCCCCGGCCTGGCGCGCGGCCCGGGACGAATTCGAGCGCCGCTTCGAGGCGCGCACCCTGGCCCCGGCGCTGCAGGAAGCCCGGCGCACGCTGCGGGACAGCGGCCTGCGGGAGCGGGATCCGGCCGCCCACGCGGCGCGCCTCTTCGAGCTCGCGGTGGCGGGCTACTTCCACGACCCCGCCCGTGCCACGGCGCTCACCCCGTTCCGCGTCACCGAGCGCACCCGGGCCGAGGTGTGGACCTCGCTCGGCGAGTTCGACTTGCGGCCGGCGCTCCGCGCCCTCACCGTGCCGGCGCTCGTCCTGCACGGCGATGACGACCCGATCCCGCACGAGGCCTCCCGCGAACTGGCCACCTGCCTCGGCGCGGCCTTCCACCTGGTGCCGGCGTGCGGGCACGTCCCCTATGTGGAGGCGCCGGAGGCGTTCCACCGGGTGATGGACGCCTTTCTCCCGCGGCCCTAG
- the polX gene encoding DNA polymerase/3'-5' exonuclease PolX, translating to MTDQKTIAQVLEQIAAFLELQGENPFRVRAFRSAAKAVGALSGSVADALADGSLAATKGVGPATLAIVQEVAASGRSSLLDELRGQVPAGLVEMLQISGLGVAKIRQIHETLGIDSLPELEAAARDGRLARLPRFGQKTAENILKGIAFLRTASGFRLAHHAADEAAGLREALAALPGVSAAIIAGDVRRRMEVVRGLSIVLVADVAPEEIYRRIGALPGVHEFSGQDERRVTLRVSGGAEAQVVVTTPRNVGGVLVQATGSDAHLAQLAVHARDRGFTFDGAALWHGSTFVPTADEAAFYAALGLAEIPPELREGRGEIAAAAAGTLPTLLEPDDLRGFLHCHTTASDGTNTVAELAEACREQGYAWMGITDHSKAAAYAGGLSVADLQRQAAEIDALNAAGPGIRVLKGIEVDILGDGLLDYEDPVLAQLDFVIGSIHSRFSQSRPEMTARVLAAMDNPHLAILGHPTGRLLLSRDPYQIDMEAVIAKAIASGVAIEINADPHRLDLDWRLLREARDAGLRISIGADAHNLAGIRNVAFGVGIARKGWLTRADVLNTLAVDGFLAHVAARRARA from the coding sequence GTGACCGACCAGAAGACCATCGCCCAGGTGCTGGAGCAGATCGCCGCGTTCCTGGAACTGCAGGGGGAAAACCCGTTCCGGGTGCGGGCCTTCCGGAGCGCGGCCAAGGCGGTGGGAGCGCTTTCCGGCAGCGTGGCCGATGCGCTCGCCGATGGCTCGCTCGCCGCCACCAAGGGCGTCGGTCCGGCCACGCTCGCGATCGTCCAGGAGGTCGCCGCCAGCGGCCGCTCCTCGCTGCTCGATGAGCTGCGCGGCCAGGTGCCCGCCGGCCTGGTGGAGATGCTGCAGATCTCCGGGCTCGGCGTGGCCAAGATCCGCCAGATCCACGAGACCCTGGGCATCGACTCCCTGCCGGAGCTCGAGGCCGCCGCGCGCGACGGGCGGCTGGCGCGGCTGCCGCGCTTCGGCCAGAAGACGGCGGAGAACATCCTCAAGGGCATCGCGTTCCTGCGCACGGCCAGCGGCTTCCGGCTGGCCCACCACGCCGCCGACGAGGCGGCCGGGCTGCGCGAGGCCCTCGCCGCCCTGCCGGGCGTGAGCGCGGCAATCATCGCGGGCGACGTGCGGCGGCGGATGGAGGTGGTGCGCGGCCTCTCGATCGTGCTGGTGGCCGACGTGGCCCCGGAGGAGATCTACCGGCGCATCGGGGCACTCCCCGGGGTCCACGAGTTCTCGGGCCAGGACGAGCGGCGGGTGACGCTGCGGGTCAGTGGCGGCGCGGAGGCGCAGGTGGTGGTCACCACCCCGCGCAACGTCGGCGGCGTGCTGGTCCAGGCCACCGGCAGCGACGCGCACCTGGCCCAGCTGGCGGTCCACGCCAGGGACCGGGGCTTCACCTTCGACGGCGCGGCGCTGTGGCACGGCAGCACGTTCGTCCCCACCGCCGATGAGGCGGCGTTCTATGCCGCGCTTGGCCTGGCCGAGATCCCGCCGGAGCTGCGCGAGGGCCGGGGGGAGATCGCCGCCGCCGCCGCGGGCACGCTGCCCACCCTGCTCGAGCCGGACGACCTGCGCGGCTTCCTGCACTGCCACACCACGGCCTCCGATGGCACCAACACCGTGGCGGAGCTGGCGGAGGCCTGCCGGGAGCAGGGCTACGCGTGGATGGGCATCACCGACCACAGCAAGGCCGCGGCCTACGCCGGCGGGTTGTCGGTCGCGGACCTGCAGCGCCAGGCCGCGGAGATCGACGCCCTCAACGCCGCCGGCCCCGGCATCCGGGTCCTCAAGGGCATCGAGGTGGACATCCTTGGCGATGGCCTCCTCGACTACGAGGACCCCGTGCTGGCCCAGCTCGATTTCGTGATCGGCTCGATCCACAGCCGCTTCAGCCAGAGCCGGCCGGAGATGACGGCGCGGGTGCTGGCCGCGATGGACAATCCGCACCTCGCCATCCTGGGCCACCCCACCGGCCGGTTGCTGCTCTCGCGGGACCCCTACCAGATCGACATGGAGGCGGTCATCGCCAAGGCCATCGCCTCCGGGGTGGCAATCGAGATCAACGCCGACCCCCACCGCCTCGACCTCGACTGGCGCCTGCTGCGCGAGGCCCGCGACGCCGGCCTGCGGATCTCGATCGGCGCCGACGCCCACAACCTGGCGGGGATCCGCAACGTCGCGTTTGGCGTGGGGATCGCCCGGAAGGGCTGGCTCACCCGCGCGGACGTGCTGAACACCCTCGCGGTCGACGGGTTCCTGGCACACGTGGCGGCCCGGCGGGCGCGGGCGTGA
- the nth gene encoding endonuclease III yields MSPARRTPAKPPRSKPAPRRGAAPPAERISPVLARLKAAYPDAHCALDHADAYQLLVATILSAQCTDARVNLVTPAIFARFPGPAQLARARQADVEALVQSTGFFRNKAKNLIAMAQAVMLEHGGEIPRTMAALHALPGVGRKTANVVLGNAFGLNEGVTVDTHVTRLAGLLRLTRHTDPVKIEQDLMRLVPREDWTLVSHLLILHGRAACIARRPQCDGCVLRELCPGATR; encoded by the coding sequence GTGAGCCCCGCCAGGCGGACGCCGGCGAAGCCGCCCCGCTCCAAGCCGGCGCCCCGCCGCGGCGCGGCGCCGCCCGCGGAGCGGATCTCTCCAGTCCTGGCCCGGCTCAAGGCGGCCTACCCGGATGCGCACTGCGCGCTCGACCACGCCGACGCCTACCAGCTGCTGGTCGCCACGATCCTGAGCGCCCAGTGCACCGACGCCCGCGTGAACCTGGTGACGCCGGCGATCTTTGCGCGCTTCCCCGGCCCGGCCCAGCTGGCCCGCGCCCGTCAGGCCGACGTCGAGGCGCTGGTGCAGTCCACCGGGTTCTTCCGCAACAAGGCGAAGAACCTGATCGCGATGGCCCAGGCGGTCATGCTGGAGCACGGCGGCGAGATCCCGCGGACCATGGCCGCGCTGCATGCGCTGCCCGGCGTGGGGCGCAAGACCGCCAACGTGGTGCTCGGCAACGCCTTCGGGCTGAACGAGGGGGTCACCGTCGACACCCACGTGACCCGCCTCGCGGGCCTGCTCCGGCTCACCCGGCACACCGACCCCGTGAAGATCGAGCAGGACCTCATGCGGCTGGTGCCGCGCGAGGACTGGACGCTCGTCTCCCACCTGCTGATCCTGCATGGTCGCGCCGCGTGCATCGCGCGGCGGCCGCAGTGCGATGGCTGCGTCCTCCGGGAGCTGTGCCCCGGGGCCACACGCTAG
- a CDS encoding GNAT family N-acetyltransferase encodes MPTIDVVRTYLEMTSPADLRDEGSAGPEVRLERVADCPWHFYRYLYVEVGRLYHWRDRLPWTEAQFRAWLAGPSAIWLLAVAGAPAGFFELRGPEDGAVEIAYFGVLPEYQGRGLGKYLLTRAVQEAWRAGAARVWLHTCTLDHPGALPNYLRRGFRKTGEEVYATTVPE; translated from the coding sequence ATGCCAACCATCGACGTGGTGCGGACCTACCTCGAGATGACCTCGCCCGCCGACCTGCGGGACGAGGGCTCGGCGGGGCCGGAGGTGCGGCTGGAGCGGGTCGCCGACTGCCCCTGGCACTTCTACCGCTATCTCTATGTCGAGGTCGGAAGGCTGTACCACTGGCGGGACCGGCTCCCCTGGACTGAGGCCCAGTTCCGGGCCTGGCTCGCGGGGCCGAGCGCGATCTGGCTGCTGGCGGTGGCGGGCGCGCCGGCGGGGTTCTTCGAGTTGCGTGGGCCGGAGGACGGGGCGGTGGAGATCGCCTACTTCGGCGTGCTGCCGGAGTACCAGGGGCGCGGGCTCGGCAAGTACCTCCTGACCCGCGCGGTGCAGGAGGCGTGGCGAGCGGGCGCGGCGCGGGTCTGGCTGCACACCTGCACCCTCGACCATCCGGGCGCGCTTCCCAACTACCTGCGGCGCGGGTTCCGGAAGACCGGCGAGGAGGTCTACGCCACCACGGTGCCCGAATGA